In a genomic window of Punica granatum isolate Tunisia-2019 chromosome 6, ASM765513v2, whole genome shotgun sequence:
- the LOC116211981 gene encoding uncharacterized protein LOC116211981 isoform X1 has translation MVFYRKAVWISPIQSRQASVPTAAEDSESAIAMATAIGAQGGQLVGYFEDLSVQDLEDEQSSVRCGKHGEVCAICLDKIELEETALIKGCEHAYCVTCILRWATYKEKPTCPQCKHPLEFLNVHRSLDGSLHDYMLEESVCLLLRAMWFNPLVVEDYGNMYDDLEDYIPYEDETFYDYDYSYEDDDGNLDEDDYFNVSPGLRIGNRRWGENGYVRAGRQEARPICQSNFSDSGSSSSSSSRQPKKKEAPKKEATGRRAKRALKREAADKAAAAKREVAGKAAAANREMHLAVSGGE, from the exons ATGGTTTTTTATCGTAAAGCCGTGTGGATTTCTCCTATACAGAGTCGTCAAGCATCGGTTCCTACGGCCGCGGAAGATTCGGAGTCCGCCATCGCCATGGCCACCGCCATCGGAGCTCAAGGTGGGCAGCTGGTCGGCTATTTCGAGGATCTATCAGTTCAGGATCTG GAGGATGAACAGAGTTCCGTGAGGTGTGGTAAGCATGGAGAGGTGTGTGCTATATGCCTGGACAAGATTGAGCTGGAGGAGACTGCTCTTATAAAAGGTTGCGAGCACGCATACTG CGTGACATGTATCTTGCGCTGGGCCACGTATAAAGAGAAGCCAACCTGTCCTCAGTGTAAACATCCACTCGAGTTCCTCAATGTTCATCGTTCACTTGATGGGAG CCTTCATGACTACATGCTTGAGGAGAGTGTGTGCCTGCTTCTTCGAGCCATGTGGTTCAATCCCTTGGTCGTGGAGGACTATGGGAATATGTACGATGATCTAGAAGACTACATCCCTTACGAGGATGAGACGTTTTATGATTATGATTATAGTTATGAGGACGATGATGGCAATCTAGATGAAGATGACTACTTCAACGTCTCGCCTGGTCTTCGGATTGGTAATCGTAGATGGGGAGAAAACGGGTATGTGAGGGCCGGACGCCAAGAAGCCCGACCCATTTGTCAATCAAATTTCTCTGATTCAGGATCTTCTAGCTCGTCATCTTCCAGACAGCCCAAAAAGAAAGAGGCACCTAAAAAGGAAGCGACAGGGCGGAGGGCTAAGAGAGCGCTTAAGCGTGAGGCTGCAGATAAAGCAGCTGCAGCCAAACGTGAGGTTGCAGGTAAGGCGGCTGCAGCCAATCGTGAAATGCATCTAGCAGTGTCAGGTGGGGAGTGA
- the LOC116211679 gene encoding AT-hook motif nuclear-localized protein 29-like — translation MSDYGNAMTLSHHLTSEDSDSDHTLASGSPAPRPLSSRASQLQASASEGPGSSSATKKPRGRPPGSKNKPKPPLVITRESESAMKPVVLEISAGSDVIEMVTSFARRRRVGVTLLSGTGTVSNVTLRHPMSSNSHAPGSLISLHGPFHLLSLWGSFMGFNTNAKTAAAASKQAAAASAPVPAQHGFGITLSGAQGQVFGGVVGGKVVAAGPVVVVAATFLNPPTHRLPPPQEEREGGSGADEDEEEHQTGGRSIAKEAEAGTGPVRSCVLQFRHCLLVSN, via the coding sequence ATGTCGGACTACGGGAACGCCATGACCCTCTCTCATCACCTGACATCCGAAGACTCCGACTCCGACCACACCCTCGCCAGTGGCTCACCCGCCCCACGCCCGCTGTCCTCCAGGGCCTCCCAGCTCCAGGCCTCCGCCTCCGAGGGGCCGGGGTCGTCCTCGGCCACGAAAAAGCCGAGGGGGAGGCCCCCGGGGTCGAAGAACAAGCCGAAGCCGCCTCTCGTGATCACCCGGGAGAGCGAGTCCGCCATGAAGCCGGTGGTCCTCGAGATCTCCGCGGGGTCCGACGTCATCGAGATGGTCACTAGCTTCGCCAGGCGGCGGCGCGTGGGGGTGACCCTCCTGAGCGGAACGGGGACGGTGTCGAACGTCACGCTCCGCCACCCCATGTCGTCGAACTCCCACGCGCCGGGCTCCCTCATCTCCCTACACGGGCCCTTCCACCTCCTCTCCCTCTGGGGCTCCTTCATGGGCTTCAACACCAACGCCAAGACTGCCGCCGCCGCCTCAAAGCAGGCTGCTGCAGCCTCGGCCCCCGTCCCGGCCCAGCACGGGTTCGGGATAACGCTGTCGGGGGCGCAGGGGCAGGTGTTCGGGGGAGTGGTGGGGGGAAAGGTGGTGGCAGCGGGCCCGGTGGTTGTTGTGGCGGCGACGTTCCTGAACCCACCAACGCACAGGCTGCCTCCGCCCCAGGAGGAGCGCGAGGGCGGCAGTGGGGCCGacgaagacgaagaagaacaTCAGACGGGGGGAAGAAGCATTGCGAAGGAGGCGGAGGCGGGTACGGGGCCGGTGAGATCATGTGTACTCCAATTTCGGCACTGCCTCCTAGTTTCTAATTAG
- the LOC116211981 gene encoding uncharacterized protein LOC116211981 isoform X2: protein MATAIGAQGGQLVGYFEDLSVQDLEDEQSSVRCGKHGEVCAICLDKIELEETALIKGCEHAYCVTCILRWATYKEKPTCPQCKHPLEFLNVHRSLDGSLHDYMLEESVCLLLRAMWFNPLVVEDYGNMYDDLEDYIPYEDETFYDYDYSYEDDDGNLDEDDYFNVSPGLRIGNRRWGENGYVRAGRQEARPICQSNFSDSGSSSSSSSRQPKKKEAPKKEATGRRAKRALKREAADKAAAAKREVAGKAAAANREMHLAVSGGE, encoded by the exons ATGGCCACCGCCATCGGAGCTCAAGGTGGGCAGCTGGTCGGCTATTTCGAGGATCTATCAGTTCAGGATCTG GAGGATGAACAGAGTTCCGTGAGGTGTGGTAAGCATGGAGAGGTGTGTGCTATATGCCTGGACAAGATTGAGCTGGAGGAGACTGCTCTTATAAAAGGTTGCGAGCACGCATACTG CGTGACATGTATCTTGCGCTGGGCCACGTATAAAGAGAAGCCAACCTGTCCTCAGTGTAAACATCCACTCGAGTTCCTCAATGTTCATCGTTCACTTGATGGGAG CCTTCATGACTACATGCTTGAGGAGAGTGTGTGCCTGCTTCTTCGAGCCATGTGGTTCAATCCCTTGGTCGTGGAGGACTATGGGAATATGTACGATGATCTAGAAGACTACATCCCTTACGAGGATGAGACGTTTTATGATTATGATTATAGTTATGAGGACGATGATGGCAATCTAGATGAAGATGACTACTTCAACGTCTCGCCTGGTCTTCGGATTGGTAATCGTAGATGGGGAGAAAACGGGTATGTGAGGGCCGGACGCCAAGAAGCCCGACCCATTTGTCAATCAAATTTCTCTGATTCAGGATCTTCTAGCTCGTCATCTTCCAGACAGCCCAAAAAGAAAGAGGCACCTAAAAAGGAAGCGACAGGGCGGAGGGCTAAGAGAGCGCTTAAGCGTGAGGCTGCAGATAAAGCAGCTGCAGCCAAACGTGAGGTTGCAGGTAAGGCGGCTGCAGCCAATCGTGAAATGCATCTAGCAGTGTCAGGTGGGGAGTGA